The Pantoea vagans genome includes a window with the following:
- the ycjG gene encoding L-Ala-D/L-Glu epimerase, with amino-acid sequence MRTVKSYPEAWPLHSPFVISRGSRTEAHVVVVEIEQDGIKGVGEATPYARYGESEESVLQQIASQLPAIQNGMTRAALQQALPAGAARNALDCALWDLERQQQGKTLQALCEVQLADSIDTAHTVSIDTPEAMASSALALWQHGARLLKIKLDNHLISERLVAIRTAVPEATLIVDANESWHAEGLAARCQLLADLNVAMLEQPLPAAEDAALANFIHPLPICADESCHTREQLEQLQGRYQMVNIKLDKTGGLTEALALAKEARQQGFAVMLGCMLCTSRAIRAALPLTPIAKFADLDGPTWLAADVEPSLHFSQGVLNLAVANAAD; translated from the coding sequence ATGAGAACAGTGAAGAGTTATCCGGAAGCCTGGCCGTTGCATTCGCCGTTTGTGATTTCACGCGGAAGCCGGACAGAAGCGCATGTGGTGGTGGTGGAAATCGAACAGGACGGCATAAAAGGTGTCGGTGAAGCTACGCCTTATGCGCGTTATGGCGAGAGTGAAGAGTCGGTGCTGCAACAAATTGCCTCGCAGCTGCCTGCGATACAAAACGGCATGACGCGTGCAGCGCTGCAACAGGCATTGCCTGCTGGGGCTGCCCGTAACGCCCTTGACTGTGCCTTATGGGATCTTGAGCGTCAGCAGCAGGGTAAAACGCTCCAAGCACTGTGTGAAGTCCAACTTGCCGATAGCATAGATACCGCGCATACCGTCAGCATAGACACGCCCGAGGCGATGGCCAGCAGCGCGCTGGCGCTGTGGCAGCATGGTGCGCGACTGTTAAAGATTAAACTCGATAATCACCTGATCAGTGAGCGGCTGGTGGCGATTCGCACGGCAGTGCCGGAAGCCACGTTAATCGTTGATGCTAACGAATCCTGGCATGCTGAAGGACTGGCGGCGCGTTGCCAGTTGCTGGCAGATTTGAACGTCGCCATGCTGGAACAACCGCTGCCTGCCGCTGAAGACGCCGCGCTGGCCAACTTTATTCACCCCTTACCGATTTGTGCCGACGAAAGCTGCCATACGCGTGAACAGCTGGAACAACTGCAGGGGCGCTACCAAATGGTCAACATCAAGCTGGATAAAACTGGGGGGTTAACAGAGGCACTGGCGCTGGCGAAAGAAGCCCGGCAACAGGGCTTTGCGGTGATGCTGGGCTGTATGCTCTGCACCTCACGCGCTATTCGAGCGGCACTGCCCTTGACGCCAATTGCAAAATTCGCCGATCTTGACGGCCCAACTTGGCTGGCTGCCGATGTTGAGCCGTCACTGCACTTCTCTCAGGGTGTGCTTAATCTCGCGGTTGCCAACGCAGCAGATTAA
- the mpaA gene encoding murein tripeptide amidase MpaA → MSSHHPRPLRGKLDAVWQQYGQSVLGAPLLWFPAPAADAESGLIIAGTHGDENAAVATLSGAMRTLPEALRRHHVVLAVNPDGCQLGLRANANGVDLNRNFPAANWQTGDTVYRWNSAADERDVLLSTGSRPASEPETQALCQLIHQIKPSWVVTWHEPLACIDDPHHSTLAQWLAQQTQLPVVSSVGYATPGSFGSWCDDLGLLCITAEMPPISVDEATEVYLEAMINLLRWQPRD, encoded by the coding sequence ATGTCGTCACACCATCCCCGTCCGCTGCGCGGCAAGCTCGATGCCGTCTGGCAACAATATGGTCAGTCGGTGCTGGGTGCACCGCTATTGTGGTTTCCTGCTCCCGCGGCGGATGCTGAGAGTGGATTAATTATTGCTGGCACGCACGGCGATGAGAATGCCGCCGTAGCAACCCTTTCAGGCGCGATGCGCACCTTGCCGGAAGCGCTGCGTCGCCATCATGTGGTGCTGGCGGTCAATCCGGATGGATGCCAGCTTGGGCTGCGTGCTAATGCCAATGGCGTAGATCTGAATCGCAACTTTCCGGCGGCAAACTGGCAAACTGGCGACACCGTCTATCGCTGGAACAGCGCAGCCGATGAGCGCGATGTGCTGCTCTCCACCGGAAGCCGCCCTGCTTCGGAACCCGAAACCCAGGCGCTGTGCCAGTTGATTCACCAGATTAAGCCGAGCTGGGTGGTCACCTGGCACGAACCGCTGGCTTGTATCGATGATCCACATCACAGCACTTTAGCGCAGTGGCTGGCGCAACAAACGCAGTTGCCGGTGGTGAGTAGCGTGGGTTACGCCACGCCAGGCTCATTTGGCAGTTGGTGCGACGATCTCGGCTTATTGTGCATTACCGCCGAGATGCCGCCGATATCGGTCGATGAAGCCACCGAAGTCTACCTGGAGGCGATGATTAATCTGCTGCGTTGGCAACCGCGAGATTAA
- a CDS encoding peptide ABC transporter substrate-binding protein — MKLTFRKTLAAVLIAGAFTPVFAADVPPGAQLAGTQEIVRHIKDEPASLDPMKAVGLPEIQVMRDLFEGLTNQDAHGKIVPGVALSWSSNDNKTWIFTLRKDARWSNGDPVTAQDFAYSWQRLVDPKNSSPFAWFAALSGMENAEAITKGQMSADKLGVTATDATHLKVTLSRPVPWFPSMVANAAMYPVPQKVIEQNGDGWTSPGKLVGNGAYQLQDRVVNEKIVLVRNPHYWDDSHSVLTKVTFIPINEESSATKRYRAGDIDITESFPKNMYALLKKELPGQVYTPDQLGTYYYAFNTEKGPTADVRVRKALSWSIDRRIIAEKVLGTGEKPAWHFTPDVTAGFTPQQSYLQQHSQQELNAQAKALLTAAGYGPGKPLHLTLLYNTSESHQKIAIAVASMWKKNLGVDVTLQNQEWKTYIDSRNSGSFDVIRASWVGDYNEPSTFLSLLTSTHSGNIARFHSADYDAVLTKASMETSVVARNTDYNKAEQIIADQAPIAPIYQYTNGRLIKPWVKGYPITNPEDVAYSRELWIEKH; from the coding sequence ATGAAACTGACTTTCCGCAAGACGCTGGCTGCTGTTTTGATTGCTGGCGCATTCACACCCGTTTTTGCTGCTGACGTGCCGCCGGGCGCACAGTTGGCCGGCACGCAGGAAATTGTCCGCCATATTAAAGATGAACCCGCCTCGCTCGATCCGATGAAGGCCGTCGGCCTGCCGGAAATCCAGGTGATGCGCGATCTGTTTGAAGGGCTCACCAACCAGGATGCTCACGGTAAAATTGTGCCGGGTGTGGCGTTGAGCTGGAGCAGCAACGACAACAAAACCTGGATTTTCACCTTGCGCAAAGATGCACGCTGGTCGAATGGCGATCCGGTTACCGCGCAGGATTTCGCCTATAGCTGGCAACGTTTAGTGGATCCCAAAAACAGTTCGCCGTTTGCCTGGTTTGCCGCGCTTAGCGGCATGGAAAATGCGGAGGCCATTACCAAAGGGCAGATGAGCGCCGATAAACTGGGCGTGACAGCAACGGATGCCACACATCTTAAAGTGACATTGTCACGACCAGTGCCGTGGTTCCCCAGCATGGTGGCCAATGCGGCGATGTATCCGGTGCCACAAAAAGTGATTGAGCAAAACGGCGATGGCTGGACGTCACCTGGTAAACTGGTCGGGAATGGTGCCTATCAGCTGCAGGATAGAGTCGTGAACGAGAAGATTGTGCTGGTGCGCAATCCGCATTACTGGGATGACAGCCACTCCGTGCTGACCAAAGTGACCTTTATCCCGATCAATGAAGAGTCGAGCGCCACCAAGCGCTATCGTGCCGGTGACATTGATATCACCGAATCCTTCCCGAAAAATATGTACGCGCTGCTGAAAAAAGAGTTGCCTGGCCAGGTTTACACGCCGGATCAGTTGGGTACTTACTACTACGCGTTCAATACCGAGAAAGGGCCAACCGCCGACGTGCGGGTTCGCAAAGCGCTTTCGTGGAGCATTGATCGCCGCATCATCGCTGAGAAAGTGCTGGGCACGGGTGAAAAACCGGCCTGGCATTTCACGCCAGACGTCACCGCAGGCTTTACCCCGCAGCAAAGTTATCTGCAACAGCACAGCCAGCAAGAGTTAAACGCCCAGGCGAAGGCATTGTTGACCGCTGCAGGCTACGGTCCTGGCAAACCATTGCACCTGACGCTGTTATACAACACCTCTGAGAGTCATCAGAAGATTGCCATCGCGGTGGCCTCAATGTGGAAAAAGAACCTCGGCGTGGATGTGACGTTGCAGAATCAGGAGTGGAAAACCTACATCGACAGCCGTAATAGCGGAAGTTTTGATGTGATCCGCGCCTCTTGGGTGGGTGATTACAACGAACCTTCAACCTTCCTGAGCTTGTTGACCTCGACCCACAGCGGCAACATCGCCCGTTTCCACAGTGCAGACTATGATGCCGTGCTGACCAAAGCCAGCATGGAAACCAGCGTGGTAGCGCGTAACACCGATTACAACAAAGCCGAGCAGATCATCGCCGATCAGGCGCCGATCGCCCCGATCTATCAGTATACGAATGGCCGATTGATAAAACCCTGGGTGAAGGGTTACCCCATCACCAACCCAGAAGATGTGGCTTACAGCCGTGAACTGTGGATTGAAAAGCACTGA
- the zntB gene encoding zinc transporter ZntB — protein MNVIEGKALKVSDAIISCQLDGKGGVIAIEDKDVINCERHCWLHLNYTQRQSAEWLQNTPLIPDSVRDALAGDSMRPRVTRLGDGFMIVLRSVNHNADSRPDQLVAMRVFINDKLIVSTRRRKVYAIDTVLSDLQHGNGPVDGGSWLVDVCDALTDHASEFIEEMHDKIIELEDALMDQQVPARGELALLRKQLIVMRRYMAPQRDVYARLASEKLPWMNDDDRRRMQDVADRLGRGLDDLNAGVARTGILADEVASLLAESMNRRTYTMSLMAMIFLPATFLTGLFGVNLGGIPGGSWPLGFTAFCVLLLVMVVGVAVWLKRRKWL, from the coding sequence GTGAACGTCATTGAAGGAAAAGCGTTAAAAGTTTCGGATGCCATCATCTCTTGCCAGCTAGATGGCAAAGGTGGCGTGATTGCCATCGAAGACAAAGATGTCATCAACTGTGAGCGTCATTGCTGGCTGCACCTGAACTACACTCAGCGCCAAAGCGCCGAATGGCTGCAAAATACTCCATTGATCCCCGATTCAGTGCGCGATGCGCTGGCTGGCGACAGCATGCGTCCGCGCGTCACACGACTGGGCGATGGCTTTATGATCGTGCTGCGCAGCGTCAACCATAACGCCGATTCTCGCCCTGATCAGCTCGTCGCGATGCGGGTATTTATCAATGACAAACTGATTGTCTCTACACGCCGTCGCAAGGTTTACGCCATCGATACGGTTCTCAGCGATCTGCAACATGGTAACGGTCCGGTGGACGGTGGCAGTTGGTTAGTGGATGTGTGTGACGCGCTGACCGATCACGCCAGTGAATTTATCGAGGAGATGCACGATAAAATCATTGAGCTGGAAGATGCCTTGATGGATCAGCAGGTGCCGGCTCGCGGTGAGCTAGCGCTGCTGCGCAAGCAATTGATCGTGATGCGGCGTTATATGGCGCCGCAGCGAGATGTGTATGCGCGTCTGGCCAGTGAGAAGTTGCCGTGGATGAACGATGACGATCGCCGTCGCATGCAGGACGTAGCCGATCGTCTGGGGCGCGGTTTAGACGATCTTAATGCAGGCGTGGCGCGTACCGGCATTCTGGCCGATGAAGTGGCATCGTTACTGGCGGAATCGATGAACCGCCGTACCTACACCATGTCACTGATGGCAATGATTTTTCTGCCCGCAACATTCCTGACCGGCCTGTTTGGTGTCAACCTCGGCGGTATTCCGGGCGGAAGTTGGCCGTTAGGCTTCACCGCATTTTGTGTATTACTGCTGGTGATGGTGGTGGGCGTGGCGGTTTGGCTCAAACGTCGCAAATGGCTGTGA
- the ttcA gene encoding tRNA 2-thiocytidine(32) synthetase TtcA — protein MSENQEVTKKEQYNLNKLQKRLRRNVGEAIADFNMIEEGDRIMVCLSGGKDSYTMLEILRNLQQSAPVNFSLVAVNLDQKQPGFPAHILPAYLDELGVEYQIVNEDTYSIVKEKIPEGKTTCSLCSRLRRGILYRTATELGCTKIALGHHRDDILQTLFLNMFYGGKMKGMPPKLMSDDGKHIVIRPLAYCREKDIIRFAEARQYPIIPCNLCGSQPNLQRQVVADMLRDWDKRYPGRIETMFSAMQNIVPSHMADINLFDFKGIKHGDEVVNGGDIGFDRETLPTQPAGWQPEDEDAAELSVRLDVLEIK, from the coding sequence ATGTCAGAAAATCAAGAAGTAACCAAAAAAGAACAATACAACCTGAACAAGCTTCAGAAGCGCCTGCGTCGTAACGTGGGTGAAGCCATTGCCGATTTCAACATGATTGAAGAAGGCGATCGCATCATGGTTTGCCTGTCTGGTGGGAAAGACAGCTACACCATGCTGGAAATTCTGCGTAATTTGCAGCAGAGCGCACCGGTGAACTTTTCGCTGGTGGCGGTGAATCTCGATCAGAAACAACCCGGCTTCCCGGCGCACATTCTGCCCGCGTATCTGGATGAATTAGGCGTTGAGTACCAGATCGTTAACGAAGACACCTACTCCATCGTTAAAGAGAAAATTCCAGAAGGCAAAACCACCTGTTCACTCTGCTCACGTCTGCGTCGCGGCATTCTTTACCGCACTGCCACCGAGTTGGGTTGTACCAAGATTGCGCTCGGTCATCATCGCGACGATATTTTGCAGACGCTGTTCCTGAACATGTTCTACGGCGGAAAAATGAAAGGCATGCCGCCAAAGCTGATGAGTGATGATGGCAAGCATATTGTGATCCGCCCGCTGGCCTACTGCCGTGAGAAAGACATTATCCGCTTTGCCGAAGCGCGTCAGTATCCGATTATCCCGTGCAACCTGTGTGGCTCCCAGCCTAACCTGCAACGTCAGGTCGTGGCCGATATGCTGCGTGACTGGGATAAGCGTTATCCTGGCCGCATTGAGACCATGTTTAGCGCGATGCAGAACATCGTGCCTTCGCATATGGCCGACATCAATCTGTTCGACTTCAAAGGCATTAAGCACGGCGATGAAGTGGTGAACGGCGGCGATATTGGTTTTGACCGGGAAACCCTGCCAACACAACCTGCTGGCTGGCAGCCAGAAGACGAAGACGCTGCTGAACTCAGCGTGCGACTGGATGTATTAGAGATTAAGTAA
- a CDS encoding DUF2767 family protein, producing the protein MQTYDMVFEEACRLVGQCYLELAQRGSATEKEVVATELRNLQLRYRELTGSPNRAVEMAIIQLNPC; encoded by the coding sequence ATGCAAACGTACGACATGGTATTTGAAGAAGCGTGCCGGTTAGTCGGGCAGTGCTATCTGGAGCTGGCTCAGCGCGGATCCGCAACAGAAAAAGAGGTGGTAGCGACTGAATTGCGTAACCTGCAACTGCGCTACCGTGAGTTGACCGGTTCACCTAATCGCGCTGTGGAGATGGCGATTATCCAACTGAATCCGTGTTGA
- the nifJ gene encoding pyruvate:ferredoxin (flavodoxin) oxidoreductase, producing the protein MITVDGNGAVASVAFRTSEVIAIYPITPSSTMAELADSWSGEGRRNIWGDVPRVVEMQSEGGAIATVHGALQTGALSTTFTSSQGLLLMIPTLYKLAGQLTPFVLHVAARTVATHALSIFGDHSDVMAVRQTGCAQLCASSVQEAQDFALISQMASLYSRVPFIHFFDGFRTSHEINKIVPISDETLQALMPAEAIAGHRARALTPDHPSIRGTSANPDTYFQSREATNRWYDACTGHVETAMVAFGAETGRHYQPFEYYGHPQADRVIVMMGSGCGTAEEAIDTLLQRGDKVGLVKVRLYRPFSAAHLIKTLPASVQRLAVLDRTKEPGALGEPLFLDVMTALAEAFSCGERPTLPKVIGGRYGLSSKEFAPDAVLAVFRALQRDKPPSRFTVGIYDDVTHLSLPMESNIVPNRARLQALFYGLGSDGSVSASKNNLKIIGNATPWHVQGYFVYDSKKAGGLTVSHLRVSEHPIQSAYLVQQADFIGCHQLQFIDKYSMLDQLKPGGIFLLNTPYAADEVWSRLPQEVQSQLNEKQARFYVINAARIARECQLGARINTVMQMAFFQLTQILPGDSALTELQNAIARSYSSKGEALVQRNWQALAMAQQALEAVPLQPVDSRSPHRPPVVSDSAPDFVKTVTAAMLAGLGDKLPVSALPPDGTWPVGTTQWEKRNIAEAIPIWQPDLCTQCNHCVAACPHSAIRAKVVVPEALASTPDTLASLDVKSRDMRGQKYVLQVAPEDCTGCNLCVEVCPASDRQHPEIKAINMQSRLEHVEVEKVNYDAFLALPEITAEQLERIDIRTSQLITPLFEYSGACSGCGETPYIKLLTQLYGDRLLIANATGCSSIYGGNLPSTPYTTNAEGRGPAWANSLFEDNAEFGLGFRLSVDQQKQRALRLLEQCAPQLSAPLVEELKGDNVTTSVRREQIDQLRAQLKLLPSPEAGELREIADALVEKSVWLIGGDGWAYDIGYGGLDHVMSLNENVNVLVLDTQCYSNTGGQASKATPLGAVTKFGEQGKRKARKDLGMSTLLYGHVYVAQISLGAQLNQTVKAIQEAEAWPGPSLIIAYSPCEEHGYDLAYSHEQMRLLTTSGFWPLYRYDPRRAEQGKAALSLDSRPPTSELEQALMNEQRFRQLQTRDPEAATQLWHDATEAASQRYQRLAEMAGKAEKSE; encoded by the coding sequence ATGATTACCGTCGACGGCAATGGCGCAGTGGCTTCGGTCGCTTTCCGCACCAGTGAAGTGATCGCCATCTATCCCATCACCCCCAGTTCCACTATGGCGGAACTGGCAGACAGCTGGTCAGGCGAAGGGCGCCGCAACATCTGGGGCGATGTCCCGCGCGTGGTCGAGATGCAATCCGAAGGTGGCGCAATTGCTACCGTCCATGGTGCCTTACAAACCGGCGCACTCTCCACCACCTTTACCTCCTCGCAAGGTTTGCTGTTGATGATCCCCACACTGTACAAGCTGGCGGGTCAACTGACGCCGTTTGTCTTGCACGTGGCGGCGCGTACTGTGGCCACCCACGCACTCTCTATTTTTGGCGATCACTCTGATGTGATGGCAGTACGCCAGACCGGTTGTGCCCAACTGTGCGCTTCCAGCGTGCAGGAAGCGCAAGACTTCGCGCTGATTTCCCAGATGGCGTCGCTCTATAGCCGCGTGCCCTTTATTCACTTCTTTGACGGTTTCCGTACCTCGCACGAGATCAACAAAATTGTCCCGATCAGCGATGAAACCCTACAAGCGCTGATGCCTGCCGAAGCGATTGCTGGCCACCGTGCGCGTGCGTTAACGCCCGACCATCCTTCAATACGCGGTACCTCCGCGAATCCGGATACCTATTTCCAGTCTCGCGAAGCCACCAACCGCTGGTATGACGCCTGTACCGGCCATGTTGAAACAGCAATGGTCGCCTTTGGCGCGGAAACCGGCCGCCACTATCAGCCTTTCGAGTACTACGGTCACCCACAAGCTGACCGCGTGATCGTGATGATGGGCTCTGGCTGCGGCACTGCCGAAGAAGCGATTGATACCCTTCTGCAACGCGGTGACAAGGTGGGTCTGGTGAAGGTTCGCCTCTATCGCCCATTCTCTGCTGCGCATCTAATCAAAACCTTGCCTGCTTCAGTTCAGCGCCTGGCTGTACTGGACCGAACCAAGGAGCCTGGCGCCCTCGGTGAGCCGCTGTTTCTCGATGTGATGACAGCGTTGGCAGAAGCCTTCAGTTGTGGCGAGCGCCCGACGCTGCCCAAAGTGATTGGTGGGCGTTATGGGTTGTCGTCAAAAGAATTTGCGCCTGATGCAGTGCTAGCCGTGTTCCGCGCCCTGCAGCGCGATAAGCCGCCATCCCGTTTTACCGTCGGGATTTACGATGATGTCACCCATCTTTCTTTACCGATGGAAAGCAACATCGTGCCCAACCGCGCGCGGCTGCAGGCCCTCTTCTATGGGTTAGGTAGCGATGGCAGCGTCAGCGCCAGTAAAAATAACCTGAAGATCATCGGCAACGCGACGCCGTGGCATGTTCAGGGCTATTTCGTCTACGATTCGAAAAAAGCCGGCGGTCTGACGGTTTCGCATTTACGCGTCAGTGAACACCCGATTCAGTCAGCTTATCTGGTGCAGCAGGCTGATTTCATCGGCTGTCATCAGCTGCAATTTATCGATAAGTATTCGATGCTCGATCAGCTCAAACCCGGCGGGATTTTCCTGCTCAACACGCCTTATGCCGCGGATGAAGTCTGGTCACGTTTGCCGCAAGAGGTGCAAAGCCAGCTCAATGAAAAACAGGCGCGTTTCTATGTGATCAATGCCGCCCGCATTGCGCGTGAATGCCAGTTAGGCGCGCGCATCAATACCGTGATGCAAATGGCCTTCTTCCAGCTGACCCAAATTCTGCCCGGCGACAGCGCGCTGACCGAACTGCAAAATGCCATCGCACGCAGTTACAGCAGCAAAGGCGAAGCGTTAGTACAACGCAACTGGCAGGCACTGGCGATGGCACAACAAGCGCTGGAGGCCGTGCCGCTGCAGCCCGTCGACAGCCGCAGCCCGCATCGTCCACCGGTGGTTTCCGACAGCGCGCCCGATTTCGTCAAAACGGTCACCGCCGCCATGCTGGCTGGCCTGGGTGACAAGCTGCCGGTGTCGGCCCTGCCGCCAGACGGCACCTGGCCGGTGGGCACCACGCAATGGGAAAAGCGCAATATCGCGGAAGCGATTCCCATCTGGCAGCCCGATCTCTGCACTCAATGTAACCATTGCGTGGCCGCCTGCCCGCATTCGGCGATCCGTGCCAAAGTGGTGGTACCAGAAGCGTTAGCGTCAACGCCAGACACACTCGCCTCACTGGATGTGAAATCACGCGATATGCGCGGGCAAAAATATGTCCTGCAGGTCGCGCCTGAAGATTGTACCGGCTGCAACCTGTGTGTGGAGGTGTGTCCCGCCAGCGACCGACAGCATCCCGAAATCAAAGCCATCAATATGCAGTCGCGTCTTGAGCATGTCGAAGTCGAGAAAGTGAATTACGATGCGTTTCTCGCCTTGCCGGAGATCACCGCTGAGCAGCTGGAGCGCATTGATATCCGCACCTCGCAGTTGATCACGCCTTTGTTCGAGTATTCCGGAGCCTGTTCCGGTTGCGGAGAAACGCCCTATATTAAGTTGCTGACCCAGCTGTATGGCGATCGCTTACTGATCGCCAACGCCACTGGCTGTTCATCCATTTATGGCGGAAATCTGCCTTCAACGCCTTATACCACGAATGCCGAAGGGCGCGGTCCAGCGTGGGCAAATTCGCTGTTTGAAGATAACGCTGAGTTCGGCCTCGGCTTCCGCCTGAGTGTGGATCAACAAAAACAACGCGCGCTGCGCCTGCTGGAACAGTGCGCACCGCAATTATCTGCGCCTCTGGTGGAGGAGCTAAAAGGTGACAATGTCACGACATCTGTGCGCCGTGAACAGATTGACCAGCTGCGAGCACAGCTGAAACTTTTGCCCTCACCTGAAGCGGGCGAATTGCGAGAGATTGCGGATGCGCTGGTTGAGAAATCGGTATGGTTAATTGGGGGCGATGGCTGGGCATATGACATCGGCTATGGCGGACTGGATCATGTGATGAGCCTGAACGAGAACGTCAATGTGCTGGTGCTCGATACGCAGTGCTACTCCAACACCGGCGGGCAAGCATCCAAAGCCACGCCGCTCGGTGCCGTGACCAAGTTTGGTGAGCAAGGTAAACGCAAAGCGCGCAAAGACCTGGGGATGTCTACGCTGTTGTACGGGCATGTGTATGTGGCGCAGATTTCACTCGGTGCGCAGCTCAACCAAACGGTGAAAGCGATTCAGGAAGCGGAAGCCTGGCCAGGCCCTTCCTTGATCATCGCCTACAGTCCCTGTGAGGAGCACGGCTACGATCTGGCTTACAGTCATGAACAGATGCGTCTGTTGACCACCAGCGGATTCTGGCCACTGTATCGTTACGATCCTCGGCGCGCCGAACAAGGAAAAGCCGCACTGTCGCTGGATTCGCGTCCACCGACATCGGAACTGGAGCAGGCGCTGATGAATGAACAGCGCTTCCGTCAGTTGCAAACCCGAGATCCCGAAGCCGCCACGCAGCTGTGGCATGATGCCACCGAAGCCGCCAGTCAGCGTTATCAACGACTGGCGGAAATGGCCGGTAAAGCGGAGAAAAGTGAGTAG
- a CDS encoding MgtC/SapB family protein — protein MLTDMLIRIALAGILGGLIGLERQMRAKEAGLRTHILVGIGSAMFMLVSKYGFSDMLNSDHVALDPSRIAAQVVSGMGFLGAGTIIIQKQIVKGLTTAAGLWVTAAIGLVIGSGMYEIGIYGTVLALVVLETFRRISHWLIGRHHTLLVHLKPKSVPLVLLVMQRENLRYGHIAVVNRDEENGLCELSVEVTLSRNAPIHTIYDKVMEIKGVQSLEMM, from the coding sequence ATGTTAACGGACATGCTTATCCGTATCGCTCTCGCCGGGATTCTCGGTGGGTTGATTGGCCTGGAGCGCCAGATGCGCGCCAAAGAAGCCGGGCTGCGCACCCATATTCTGGTCGGTATTGGCAGCGCGATGTTTATGCTGGTCTCCAAATACGGCTTCTCTGACATGCTCAACAGCGACCATGTGGCACTCGATCCCAGCCGTATTGCCGCGCAGGTGGTGAGCGGGATGGGCTTCCTCGGTGCAGGTACCATCATCATCCAAAAACAGATCGTCAAAGGTTTAACCACTGCCGCCGGATTATGGGTCACCGCCGCGATTGGCCTGGTGATTGGTAGCGGAATGTACGAAATCGGTATCTACGGCACGGTGCTGGCGCTGGTGGTGCTAGAAACCTTCCGCCGCATCAGTCACTGGTTGATTGGCCGCCATCACACGCTGTTGGTTCACCTTAAACCGAAAAGTGTGCCACTGGTGCTGCTGGTGATGCAGCGCGAAAACCTGCGCTATGGCCATATCGCAGTGGTCAATCGGGATGAAGAGAACGGTCTCTGTGAATTGAGCGTTGAGGTGACATTGTCACGCAATGCGCCTATCCATACCATTTATGACAAAGTGATGGAAATCAAAGGCGTTCAGTCACTTGAGATGATGTAA
- a CDS encoding DUF333 domain-containing protein produces MKAATLLLAGAALLLSACSSNSDNEPPQQATAAHVPSHVVMASLAEVNCSNAGGSLAFSRQLDGSRIGMCQLANGRRCDEQALMGGRCAR; encoded by the coding sequence ATGAAAGCCGCTACCTTACTGCTGGCCGGTGCAGCGCTGTTACTTTCTGCCTGCAGCAGCAACAGTGATAACGAACCACCGCAACAGGCGACCGCTGCACACGTGCCATCCCATGTGGTCATGGCTTCTCTGGCTGAAGTGAATTGCAGTAATGCCGGGGGATCGCTGGCCTTCTCACGTCAGTTAGATGGTTCGCGTATTGGTATGTGCCAACTGGCGAATGGGCGTCGCTGCGACGAACAGGCGCTGATGGGTGGACGTTGCGCCCGCTAA